Sequence from the Prionailurus bengalensis isolate Pbe53 chromosome A3, Fcat_Pben_1.1_paternal_pri, whole genome shotgun sequence genome:
gagagacggagcatgagcggggaaggggcagagagagggagacccagaatccgaagcaggctccaggctccgagctgtcagcacagagcccgacgcggggctggaactcacgaactgcaagatcatgacctgagccgaagttggacgcttgaccgactgagccacccaggtgcccctaaattcatattttaaaaacagtttgtATCAGGGCTCAAATAAGGTCTCCACATTGCATTTCGTGGATAGACCTTTAAATCACCGTTACCCTCAAAGCTGTTCCTGTAGAGTATAGGGaccctatctctctcttttttctccttgaaatgtTTTTGTCAAGCTGGATTTTTAGTCCTTTAGAGTTCGCTAGAGTCTGCACTTCGCCGATTGCAGCCctcactgttgtttaacatgttcctctgttCTCTCCGTCTCCAGAGTAGttggctcttttttttctctcttccttactgTTTATTTGCTGCACATTgcacaaaagtagaaaaataaacatttcttatggCTATGGAGCGGGGCTGCAGGTCCATAAATAAGGGATTGAAAGGAAATAACTTAAGGAAGGATGAGGCCTGGTGCATACAGAAGGTCTGGGTCCCGGACGGGCTGGGGTCGGGTCCAGGTTTTCAGACGCACAGGTCTCCACCGGTGACACACTTCAGGTCCCGCGTGAGGAGGCGGAAGAGGTTGAACGTGACGGAGGCCTCGAGGCATCCCTGGGACTCCTCTGGGGCCCTCTGGAGCCGGTGCAGCCAGTGGTGCAGGCGGCCGCGGGGTCTGGGTCCTGCCGTGGGCTGAGCCTGGACACAGGCCTGGAGCTCGGAGTGGATGTGGCGCAGCACACGAAGGGGCTGGTCCAGGACGACGCCCAGGGATGAGTCGGTCATGTTCCCCAGGACCTTCAGCGTCAAGTCTAATTCAGCCTCCAAGGCCGCAGGGCGCTCCCAGGCCTGCAGTCGAATCAGGTCCCTGGTCCTGGGGAAGAGGCGAGAGCCACAGCTCCAGTTCTTCAGCGGGAGTGACTCTTCTAAGGCGTCCCTGGCCTTCTTGAAGGCTTCTAGCTCCCTCGGCGACAGAGATGGGAACTTGCCCACGTGGCAGCCCCTCCTGGTTGGGGGGGGCCTGGGAGTGGGGACAGGGCCCGCGCTGGTCAAGCCCAGCACCACGGTCACCAGCACCACAACCCAAGCCGGAGCCATGGCCCGATCTCGACTGCTTCCCCGGCCGCATGGCTCCGCTTTTAGCCAGGCTCGCTGGGCAATCCCAGCTGATGTATGTAAAGTGAAAAGGCAAGTGGAAATTGGAATCTCCACTGGGCCTGAAAAGGCCTAAGTAGGCGGAGCCACTCGCTGAAGCAGGTGAGCACGTGGGTGTGGGCGAGGCCGCCTGAGCCACAGAGAAAGGGCATCCGACGAGTCCCTTCCCTGGACTTGTGccgagaaggaaagagaaactgaaattCCCTCATAGGAGAACGCCTTGTTTCTGAGAAGTCCAGTGTCTGGACAACCGCGTTTAGGACTCTCTGGGGCAGCCTTCAGCTGACTGTGGGGAGCCCCTTACCGAGGCTGAGGGAGGTGCCGGCGAGGAGTGTGGGCGAGGGTGCCTGAGCGGCAGAGGCGGCTTCCCTTTGAAGCGCAGTCTTCGTTTGCTGTGGTCCCATTTGTGCACTTTTGCTTCTGTTACccgtgcttttggtgtcacatccagGAAATCATTTGCCAGATTCACTGTCACGAAACTCTTcgctgtgttttcttctaggattatAGTTTtagatctcacatttaggcctttaatccgtTTTGAGTTAAGTTTAGGTCTAACCTCAGTCTTTTGCGTTTGGATCTCCAGTTtccccaccaccatttgttgagacTGCCCTTGCCCTATGGTATGTTCTTGGTGCCCTTGTTGAAGCTCATTTGATCATATATGCGAGGGTTTATTGggccctattctgttccattggtgtCTTTAAGTCTATGCCAGtactacaggttttttttttttaattttttttcagtgtttatttatttttgagagaccgagacagagtgtgaacgggggaggggcagagagagaaggagacacagaatccgaagcaggctccaggctctgagtcagcacagagcccgatgcgggtcttgaactcacgaaccatgagatcatgacctgagccgaggtcggacacttaaccgaactgagccacccaggcgccccccactacTACggtattttgattactgtagctttgtatataatatgttttgaaatcaggaggaCTGTTTCAAGTATTCAGGGTACCCCCTTGAGATccagtataaatttttttttttgcctttttaaattgtgggaaaaaaagcaaaagaagaacaatatttcatgacatgtggAAATTACATGAAGTTCAAGTTtcaatgtccataaataaagCTTTGTTGGAACCTAGCCATGCTcatatctgtggctgctttcaggTTACAGCAGCAGAGTTGAACAGTTGTGTGGCCCTCAAAGCTGGAAATATTTGTTATCAGtccctttatagaaaatgttcCCTGACCTATGTGGTCTGAGAGTCCAAGGCCAGTGGTCCCTGACCCAGCTGCTACTCTGGGAGAATCACGGACGATCTGGTTGGTGCATGATGGCCCCACTCTCTACTTTCTTCTCCAGCTCACAATacagataaataatatttcattttcttccaacaTCTTCATATCAGCTCTGTGGTCATACTGTGACAAGCCTGTCACAAGTTGTGAAAAGCAATTTCtcagggaagaggaggagttcccctccccccaccagctttttctttttattattttttaaaatatacatccaagttagttaccatatagcgcaacaatgatttcaggagtagattccttagtgcccctcacccatttagcccatcccctctcccataacccctccagtaaccctctgtttattctccgtatttaagagtctcatgttttgttcccctccgtttttatattatttttgcttcccttcccttatgttcatctgttctgtatcttaaagtcctcgtatgagtgaagtcataggatatttgtctttctctgactaatttcacttagcataataccctctagttccatccatgtagttgcaaaagatttcattttttttttactgctgagtaatactccattttgtgtgtgtgtgtgtgtgtgtgtgtgtgtgtgtgtgtgtgtgtgtataccacatcttctttatccattcatccatcaatggccatttgggctctttccataatttggttattgttgaaagtgctgctataaacattggggtgcatgtttccttagaaaacagcacacctgtatcccttggataaatgcctagtagtgcaattgctgggtcgtagggtagttctatttttaggtttttgagaacctccacactgttttccagagtggctgcaccagcttgcattcccaagatcCAGTATAAATTTTAGGAccatttttttctagctctgcaaaaatgccattgggattttgacagggattgcatggAACcagtaggttgctttgggtagtatggacactgTTATAATATGaagtcttccaacccatgaatacaaaatatctttccatttatttgtgtcttctttaattccttCCAGTaacgttttatagttttcagggtacaaatctttcacttccttgCTTGAGTTTATTCctaatgattttattctttttgatgatactgtttttataatttcatgttCAGATTTCTCATTGTGTATGTATAGAaggcaactgattttttttttttttttatgtgctagttttgtatcctgcaacttggttgaattcatttattctaacaggtttcgtgtgtgtgtgtgtgtgaaatctttagggttttctacatataagatcttGTTATCTGAGAATAGatgcaattttatttgtttctttccaattgggatgccttttatttctttttcttacctagtTGCTCTGGCTGACTTCCAGCACTGTGTTGAACTCAAGTGGCaagagt
This genomic interval carries:
- the LOC122466933 gene encoding interferon lambda-1-like, with translation MAPAWVVVLVTVVLGLTSAGPVPTPRPPPTRRGCHVGKFPSLSPRELEAFKKARDALEESLPLKNWSCGSRLFPRTRDLIRLQAWERPAALEAELDLTLKVLGNMTDSSLGVVLDQPLRVLRHIHSELQACVQAQPTAGPRPRGRLHHWLHRLQRAPEESQGCLEASVTFNLFRLLTRDLKCVTGGDLCV